Proteins encoded within one genomic window of Haematobia irritans isolate KBUSLIRL chromosome 5, ASM5000362v1, whole genome shotgun sequence:
- the Rif1 gene encoding rap1 interacting factor 1, translating into METELSQAYYGVYCSSKEILKNNQRHLYCSMLDLLTSTCKTTGLVGSKIVSDEMIQFWLSDILALMFDTDRAIQTKAVEAFEQGLASMDVQKIHNSKEWPALKASLASVQAPKIHKLREERNPHWHRVWGYMIRILDKELLKGASTINAFLAIVELGFRSTDNTIRAESFLCWRLLIEIFAKYDELSSPKRLKLICIPLKSSQSKSAQAAEVKLRVWWYLLTRFGSKLGDNFESVVEPFLQFCFGGISNTKQMISAAKQYEVVRELAIPCMAKLLSSEKSEFLDRCLRDHKLEAMESPSAILENSILEKHWSSVACAALESIQLMVNESADADVGEQHLFQQLLRQLLQMTFRKDIAPLTIHVCTAIQKMQNKSPRTVIIAINTLAAEGLVAKKTFDDSELYPKVLNSFTQLFISARSIVPPAILQRCVDKVFSLEAHESGRIKWRSLSIMMGQIFLLKDDEDFEAFETKLIIWRNVSQGLLKHLKENALDVRVRENALLMERWILWPVQVCVGFAGSKSTSGFDTGFCSLWRQLINAGQNAPDRRPFISKVGGVLKDLPKIRHEESSFGEIFDAYAMAVMKLECEKDSLQHHEFFALMQEILKQQLPKKPLEACLNTLRNALVGFKSTEASAMFEHIKAVLSAVVALNAKGSTCSVDNKFLDEWKRYVVDKLRSLLNKESFQQVKEVVKGNSDVFIVIPSVWSLNPDKLTERQKEKMAEKADIPALYNDMSQSQETSLKPWTPKKIVIAQKDKSEIVLEGQQSEEVIEESEPIVVERPSEMEKSSMSTPVSKKTSLRNQTKVQGTPREQQQQQEEDKKSEQEMTRSTRNSKRSILATTTEEEPKEKMSSIEDSIIRRQTRRSGLRTKNDNKKAEETSGEKSKSSVADKPHHHQMENVSSPSKSAANKNVTTATINTEDIFDDHETPLTEKDKENILMEQQETQLPPTIVESLPPTEIATETQMNTVRQTQDGEKKMTTAKVSNSVTTDTNKKDEASKKADNTVEILSNELIIDLNTKSNTNAITEILQTKEVSPKKTSTRFTPLSSPPDRKLTNNSSSPTLRPKPSAHLTGRGAQLINMIRNKKVDISATASSSTSTSGQASASVSTPSQHRNPATELMELTGTDQTSTPVQHKDFLVFSKRLPSPTASPSASILKRKLRNDSIEDLSFESPAFKRKRVSFHDPPVSVTKEYLRDAEETKTKPKRCLIMDKVSEAKHVLRRRSKLDSLIEIEKFNHPSDTNATATDKSSTQAQTNVAAAMPSCSTNISVSAANKSTDSVMEESLSSLKWNDSRNTTADDTLPPQSTTSTMATDTVTNATTAATHSDTLMSSHCQHPEPQELNLDMAMNMVLEQCSLDTILEKYFAQESSPELKSSRILAKFLSNAMETHPKIKINVLETLSENHSKDFLDHAVQENLSSVVCDRLNLNSVIDYICAKSKINSGCRNNLLQQLPDILKHSKNDVERFDFIENILKQCQFTDEHILELINVLMLARTGRKGGEHLTMVSESAVDSSSNL; encoded by the exons ATGGAAACGGAATTGAGTCAAGCTTATTATGGAGTTTATTGCTCATCAAAAGAAATTCTCAAGAATAATCAGCGACATTTATATTGCAGT ATGTTGGATTTATTGACGAGCACCTGTAAAACAACGGGTTTAGTGGGTAGCAAAATTGTAAGTGATGAAATGATACAGTTCTGGTTGTCGGACATATTGGCCTTGATGTTCGATACAGATCGTGCCATACAGACAAAGGCTGTGGAAGCCTTTGAACAGGGTCTAGCCTCTATGGATGTTCAAAAGATACACAACAGCAAAGAATGGCCAGCGCTTAAGGCCTCTTTGGCCAGTGTACAGGCTCCAAAGATTCACAAGTTGAGAGAGGAACGTAATCCTCACTGGCATAGGGTGTGGGGTTACATGATACGTATACTTGACAAAGAACTGTTGAAGGGGGCAAGTACGATTAATGCATTTTTGGCTATAGTAGAATTGGGTTTTCGTAGCACTGACAATACCATAAGGGCAGAATCATTTCTGTGTTGGCGTTTGTTAATTGAAATCTTTGCCAAATACGATGAACTATCATCGCCCAAACGTTTGAAATTGATTTGTATTCCCCTAAAGAGTTCTCAGTCAAAATCTGCCCAGGCTGCTGAGGTTAAATTAAGGGTGTGGTGGTATTTATTGACACGTTTTGGTTCAAAATTGGGTGATAACTTTGAGAGTGTTGTAGAACCATTTCTCCAGTTTTGCTTTGGTGGGATATCCAATACAAAACAGATGATTAGTGCTGCTAAGCAATATGAAGTTGTCAGAGAATTAGCAATACCATGTATGGCCAAGTTGCTGTCAAgtgaaaaaagtgaatttttggaTCGTTGTTTGAGAGACCACAAACTCGAAGCTATGGAATCCCCTTCGGCTATATTGGAAAATAGTATTTTGGAAAAACATTGGTCCTCGGTTGCTTGTGCAGCCTTAGAGTCCATTCAACTAATG gtTAATGAATCCGCTGATGCCGACGTGGGAGAACAACACCTGTTCCAACAATTACTACGACAACTTCTACAAATGACTTTCCGCAAGGACATTGCCCCCTTAACCATACATGTGTGCACAGCCATACAAAAGATGCAAAACAAAAGCCCGCGCACTGTTATCATAGCCATCAATACTTTGGCCGCCGAAGGTTTGGTGgccaagaaaacttttgatgatTCGGAATTATATCCAAAGGTTTTGAATTCATTTACCCAACTCTTCATATCGGCACGATCTATAGTACCGCCAGCTATACTGCAACGTTGTGTGGATAAGGTGTTCTCCTTGGAGGCCCATGAGTCGGGTCGCATTAAATGGCGGTCGCTTTCGATAATGATGGGCCAAATATTCCTTTTAAAAGACGATGAAGATTTCGAGGCATTCGAAACGAAATTGATCATATGGCGCAATGTGTCACAAGGTCTTTTGAAACACCTAAAGGAAAATGCTTTGGACGTTAGGGTTAGAGAAAATGCTTTACTAATGGAGCGATGGATACTTTGGCCGGTTCAGGTATGTGTGGGCTTTGCAGGTTCCAAGTCAACAAGTGGATTTGATACTGGCTTTTGTTCCCTGTGGAGACAACTAATCAATGCTGGACAGAATGCTCCAGATCGGCGTCCTTTTATTAGTAAGGTAGGAGGGGTACTAAAGGACCTACCGAAGATACGCCACGAGGAGTCCTCATTTGGCGAAATATTCGATGCCTATGCCATGGCCGTTATGAAATTGGAATGTGAAAAGGACAGTCTCCAACACCATGAATTTTTCGCTTTGATGCAGGAAATATTAAAGCAACAATTGCCTAAGAAGCCCTTGGAGGCATGCCTGAACACTTTACGCAATGCTTTGGTGGGTTTCAAAAGTACCGAGGCCTCTGCAATGTTTGAGCACATCAAGGCAGTATTGTCAGCAGTTGTGGCTCTCAATGCAAAGGGCTCCACTTGCTCAGTGGATAATAAATTTCTTGATGAATGGAAGCGTTACGTAGTGGACAAATTACGGTCATTGCTAAACAAAGAATCCTTCCAGCAAGTGAAAGAAGTGGTTAAAGGAAATAGCGATGTGTTCATTGTCATACCATCTGTATGGAGTTTGAATCCAGATAAACTGACCGAAAGGCAAAAGGAGAAAATGGCCGAAAAGGCAGATATACCAGCTCTCTATAATGATATGAGCCAATCGCAAGAAACTTCTCTAAAACCTTGGACGCCCAAGAAAATTGTAATAGCTCAAAAAGATAAGTCCGAAATAGTCTTGGAAGGTCAACAATCGGAGGAGGTTATAGAAGAATCAGAGCCCATAGTGGTGGAAAGACCTAGCGAGATGGAAAAATCTTCTATGAGTACTCCAGTTAGCAAAAAGACCTCTTTGCGAAATCAAACTAAAGTTCAAGGTACCCCCAgggagcagcagcaacaacaagaaGAGGATAAAAAATCTGAACAGGAAATGACTCGCAGTACTCGCAACTCCAAACGGTCTATACTAGCCACTACCACAGAGGAAGAGCCTAAAGAAAAAATGAGCTCGATAGAGGACAGCATAATTAGAAGg CAAACTCGTCGCTCTGGTCTACGCACCAAGAACGATAACAAAAAAGCCGAAGAAACCTCAGgcgaaaaatcaaaatcaagTGTTGCAGACAAACCACACCACCATCAAATGGAGAATGTATCAA gccCTAGCAAAAGTGCTGCAAACAAAAATGTCACGACTGCAACCATTAATACAGAAGATATATTTGATGATCATGAGACTCCTCTAACAGAAAAAGATAAGGAAAATATTCTCATGGAACAACAGGAAACCCAATTACCACCAACAATTGTGGAATCTTTACCACCAACAGAAATTGCCACAGAGACTCAAATGAATACAGTACGTCAGACCCAAGACGGTGAAAAAAAGATGACCACTGCCAAGGTTTCCAATAGTGTGACTACTGATACCAATAAAAAGGATGAGGCTTCTAAGAAAGCCGACAATACAGTTGAAATTCTTTCAAATGAACTAATAATTGATCTCAACACTAAATCAAACACAAATGCCATAACAGAGATTTTACAAACTAAAGAAGTTTCACCAAAAAAGACTTCCACTAGATTTACACCCTTG tcGTCTCCTCCTGATCGTAAACTTACTAATAACAGTAGTAGCCCAACATTAAGACCTAAACCCTCAGCCCACCTTACTGGTCGAGGTGCACAATTGATAAATATGATACGTAATAAGAAAGTAGATATATCAGCCACAGCATCCTCTTCTACATCGACCTCGGGCCAAGCCTCCGCATCGGTTTCAACACCTTCACAACATCGTAATCCCGCCACTGAGCTTATGGAATTAACCGGCACTGATCAGACATCGACCCCAGTTCAGCATAAAGATTTTTTGGTATTCTCAAAGCGTTTACCCTCACCGACGGCCAGTCCCTCGGCAAGTATTTTAAAACGGAAATTACGAAATGATAGCATTGAGGATCTATCATTTGAATCTCCGGCCTTTAAGCGTAAACGTGTGAGTTTTCATGATCCACCAGTGTCGGTTACAAAAGAATATTTGAGGGATGCTGAAGAGACAAAAACTAAACCCAAGAG GTGCTTGATAATGGACAAAGTTTCAGAGGCCAAACATGTTTTGCGTAGACGCAGTAAATTGGATAGCCTTATTGAAATTGAGAAGTTTAATCATCCTTCTGATACTAATGCCACGGCCACAGATAAAAGTTCTACACAAGCTCAAACGAATGTTGCTGCAGCCATGCCATCTTGTTCAACTAACATCAGTGTAAGTGCGGCCAATAAATCTACAGACAGTGTAATGGAGGAGAGTTTAtcatcattgaaatggaatgatAGCCGTAATACAACAGCAGATGACACATTACCTCCACAATCTACAACAAGTACAATGGCAACTGATACCGTCACAAATGCAACAACAGCTGCCACACATAGTGACACACTGATGTCGTCCCATTGCCAGCATCCAGAACCTCAAGAACTTAATTTAGATATGGCCATGAATATGGTTTTGGAACAATGTTCACTGGATAcaattctggaaaaatattttgcccAAGAAAGTTCACCCGAATTGAAATCATCTCGGATTTTAGCGAAATTCCTCTCCAATGCTATGGAGACACATcccaaaattaaaatcaatgttTTGGAAACTTTATCGGAAAATCATTCGAAAGATTTTCTCGATCATGCTGTGCAAGAGAACTTGTCTTCCGTTGTATGTGATCGTTTGAATTTGAATTCGGTTATCGATTACATTTGCGCCAAATCGAAAATCAATTCGGGATGTCGCAATAATCTATTGCAACAATTACCTGATATTTTGAAACACAGCAAAAACGATGTGGAACGTTTTGATTTTattgagaatattttgaaacaatGTCAATTTACAGATGAACACATATTGGAGTTGATAAATGTGTTAATGTTAGCTCGCACTGGCCGAAAAGGGGGAGAACATTTAACCATGGTCTCAGAATCGGCAGTCGATTCATcttcaaatttataa